From Draconibacterium halophilum, one genomic window encodes:
- a CDS encoding KamA family radical SAM protein, whose translation MNYKPYSLHNFRQIPQMEFLSEEQKLEIEVVGTILPFKTDNYVVDELIDWNNFERDPFFILNFPQREMIDKASFNKMASLITSNAPRKIIQGEVNKIRLKLNPNPAGQESNVPVFNGKKLSGIQHKYRETMLFFPTQGQTCHAYCTFCFRWSQFALNDFKFAMKEADTLVEYLKANPHVSDVLFTGGDPAVMKTKFFETYFNALLEADIPNLRNIRIGTKSLAYWPYRFTTDDDADDLMRLFEKVKKSGINIALMAHFNHPGELKTKAVQKAVQRLISAGVQIRSQSPLLHHINDHSDIWAENWREQVKLGIIPYYMFIARDTGAQDYFAVTLDRAWKIFRNAYSQVSGVCRTVKGPSMSCNPGKVQIVGVSEIAGEKVFVLNFLQGRDPNWVGRPFFAKFDPNAIWLDDLKPALGESNFFYEQAFLEMLA comes from the coding sequence ATGAATTATAAACCTTATTCTCTTCATAACTTTAGGCAGATTCCGCAGATGGAGTTTCTTTCGGAAGAACAGAAACTGGAAATTGAGGTGGTTGGAACGATTTTGCCATTTAAAACTGATAATTATGTAGTTGATGAGTTGATCGACTGGAATAATTTTGAACGCGATCCATTTTTTATTCTCAATTTTCCACAACGAGAAATGATTGACAAAGCCAGTTTTAACAAAATGGCTTCGTTAATTACAAGCAATGCTCCTCGAAAAATCATTCAGGGGGAAGTTAATAAAATCAGGTTAAAGCTTAATCCGAATCCTGCCGGACAGGAAAGTAATGTGCCGGTATTCAACGGAAAAAAGCTAAGCGGTATTCAGCACAAATACCGCGAAACCATGTTGTTTTTCCCTACCCAGGGACAAACCTGCCATGCTTATTGTACATTTTGTTTTCGTTGGTCGCAGTTTGCGCTAAACGATTTTAAATTTGCTATGAAAGAGGCAGATACATTGGTGGAATACCTTAAAGCCAACCCGCACGTAAGCGATGTATTGTTTACCGGAGGAGATCCGGCAGTGATGAAAACAAAGTTCTTCGAGACGTATTTTAACGCTCTGCTAGAAGCCGATATTCCAAACCTGCGAAACATTCGTATCGGAACAAAATCGTTGGCTTACTGGCCATACCGTTTTACTACCGACGACGATGCAGATGATTTGATGCGTTTATTTGAGAAAGTAAAAAAGAGCGGAATCAATATTGCACTGATGGCGCACTTTAACCATCCCGGAGAATTAAAAACAAAGGCTGTACAAAAAGCCGTACAGAGATTGATTAGTGCCGGTGTGCAGATTCGTTCGCAATCGCCATTGTTACATCATATTAACGACCATAGCGACATTTGGGCAGAAAACTGGAGAGAGCAAGTAAAACTTGGAATTATTCCATATTACATGTTTATTGCCCGCGATACGGGTGCACAGGATTATTTTGCCGTAACACTTGACAGGGCGTGGAAAATTTTCCGAAATGCCTATAGCCAGGTTAGCGGCGTATGTCGCACTGTAAAAGGGCCAAGTATGTCGTGTAACCCAGGGAAAGTACAAATTGTTGGCGTGAGCGAAATAGCGGGCGAAAAAGTGTTCGTCTTGAACTTTTTGCAAGGTCGCGATCCGAATTGGGTTGGTCGGCCATTTTTTGCAAAATTCGATCCTAATGCGATTTGGCTCGACGATCTGAAACCTGCTCTCGGCGAATCGAATTTCTTTTACGAACAGGCATTTCTTGAAATGCTTGCATAA
- a CDS encoding rod shape-determining protein, producing the protein MGLFSFLTQEIAIDLGTANTIIIHNDKIVVDEPSIVAIDMKTEKMVAIGEKARQMQGKTHANLKTIRPLRDGVIADFNAAEQMIRGMIKMINPKSRMFSPALKMVICIPSGSTEVEIRAVRDSSEHAGGREVYMVYEPLAAAIGIGLDVEAPEGNMVVDIGGGTTEIAVISLGGIVTNKSIRIAGDDLTADIMEYMRHQHNIKIGERTAEEIKIHVGSALSQLKEPPPDYVVQGPNQMTALPIEVPVSYQEIAHCLEKSISKIETAVLSALEQTPPELYADIVVKGIWLAGGGALLKGLDKRLTDKIGIPFHIAEDPLRAVVRGTGIALKNVEGFSFLIR; encoded by the coding sequence ATGGGTTTATTTTCATTTTTAACGCAGGAGATAGCAATTGACCTTGGAACGGCCAATACCATTATCATCCACAATGATAAAATTGTAGTGGACGAGCCTTCGATAGTCGCCATTGATATGAAAACAGAAAAGATGGTTGCCATTGGAGAAAAAGCGAGGCAAATGCAAGGGAAGACGCACGCAAACTTAAAGACGATCAGGCCATTGAGAGATGGTGTAATTGCCGACTTTAATGCCGCGGAGCAAATGATTAGAGGGATGATTAAAATGATTAACCCGAAGTCGAGGATGTTTTCTCCGGCTTTAAAAATGGTAATTTGTATCCCCTCAGGAAGTACCGAAGTTGAAATTCGAGCGGTTCGCGACTCGTCGGAACATGCAGGTGGACGTGAGGTTTACATGGTTTACGAACCACTGGCCGCTGCAATTGGTATCGGTTTGGATGTAGAAGCTCCTGAAGGAAACATGGTTGTAGATATAGGTGGTGGTACTACCGAGATTGCTGTAATCTCTTTGGGTGGTATTGTTACCAACAAATCAATCCGTATTGCCGGCGACGATCTTACTGCCGACATTATGGAATATATGCGTCATCAGCACAATATTAAAATTGGTGAGCGTACTGCTGAGGAAATAAAAATTCATGTAGGTTCGGCCCTGTCGCAATTAAAAGAACCACCACCAGATTATGTGGTGCAGGGGCCAAACCAAATGACAGCACTGCCAATTGAGGTGCCGGTTTCGTATCAGGAAATTGCACATTGCCTGGAGAAATCGATCTCGAAAATTGAAACGGCAGTATTGAGTGCGCTGGAGCAGACTCCTCCCGAGTTGTATGCTGATATTGTAGTGAAAGGAATATGGCTGGCAGGTGGTGGAGCCTTGTTAAAAGGTTTGGACAAACGATTGACCGACAAAATTGGTATTCCGTTTCATATTGCAGAAGATCCGTTACGCGCGGTTGTAAGAGGTACGGGAATTGCCCTGAAAAATGTAGAAGGCTTCTCATTCCTTATCCGATAA
- the purH gene encoding bifunctional phosphoribosylaminoimidazolecarboxamide formyltransferase/IMP cyclohydrolase, producing MADNKKIKTALVSVFHKENLDKIVAKLNDLGVTILSTGGTKSFIESLGVEVTAVESLTGYPSILGGRVKTLHPKVFGGILSRRDNQGDVSQLTEYEIPEIDLVIVDLYPFEDTVASGADEQDIIEKIDIGGISLIRAAAKNFKDVVIVPSQNEYQPLLEKLEENDGEFSLEDRKWFAGKAFGVSSHYDAAIFSYFNEGGDAGTQRISLNEGDVLRYGENPHQAATFFKFDNVAEGAGLANAQVLQGKALSYNNMLDADAAWKSASDAYHSVTHIENKVAVSVIKHLNPCGLAVTDNIMESLELAWAGDPISAFGGIICFTETVTKEAAEWFSKKFIEIIIAPEFTAEALEVLAKKKNLRVLVTPVRPMVAKEKLYRSISGGMLVQDEDEGLDTELKTVTKKEFEASKMNLAKFGSIACKHLKSNAIAVVTETEKGAFWLTGAGMGQPNRLDSLRYLTMPRFELKGGLDIENSVLISDAFFPFRDSIEAANEYGVKYIIEPGGSIRDEEVIDACNEFGIAMAFTGRRHFRH from the coding sequence ATGGCTGATAATAAAAAAATTAAGACTGCCTTGGTTTCGGTCTTTCACAAAGAAAACTTAGATAAGATTGTTGCGAAACTAAACGACTTGGGTGTTACTATTTTAAGTACAGGTGGTACAAAAAGTTTTATCGAGTCGTTGGGCGTTGAAGTTACCGCTGTTGAAAGTTTAACCGGATACCCATCAATTTTGGGTGGGCGTGTAAAAACTTTACATCCAAAAGTGTTTGGCGGAATTTTATCTCGCCGCGACAATCAAGGTGATGTGAGCCAGTTAACCGAATACGAAATCCCGGAAATTGACCTTGTTATTGTTGATTTGTATCCGTTTGAAGATACCGTGGCTTCGGGAGCCGATGAACAAGATATTATTGAAAAAATTGATATAGGTGGAATTTCACTAATTCGTGCCGCAGCCAAGAACTTTAAGGATGTTGTGATCGTTCCTTCGCAAAACGAATATCAACCACTTTTGGAAAAGCTGGAAGAAAACGATGGCGAATTTAGTTTGGAAGATCGTAAATGGTTTGCCGGAAAAGCATTTGGCGTTTCGTCGCATTACGATGCCGCAATATTTAGCTATTTCAACGAAGGTGGCGATGCCGGAACACAACGTATTAGCCTAAACGAAGGCGACGTTTTACGTTACGGCGAGAATCCACACCAGGCAGCAACATTCTTTAAATTCGATAACGTTGCTGAAGGTGCTGGTCTAGCCAATGCTCAGGTGCTTCAGGGCAAAGCCTTGTCATACAACAATATGTTGGATGCCGATGCGGCCTGGAAATCAGCCAGCGATGCATATCATTCGGTAACTCACATCGAAAACAAAGTTGCTGTTTCGGTTATTAAACACTTAAACCCATGTGGGTTGGCGGTAACCGATAACATCATGGAATCGTTGGAACTGGCTTGGGCCGGTGACCCGATCAGTGCATTTGGAGGCATTATTTGCTTTACTGAAACGGTTACCAAAGAAGCTGCTGAGTGGTTCAGTAAAAAATTCATTGAGATTATTATTGCACCGGAATTTACCGCTGAAGCACTTGAAGTACTCGCTAAAAAGAAAAACCTTCGAGTGCTGGTAACACCGGTTCGCCCAATGGTGGCAAAAGAAAAGTTATACCGTTCGATAAGTGGTGGAATGTTGGTGCAGGATGAAGATGAAGGTTTGGATACTGAATTAAAAACAGTTACCAAAAAAGAATTTGAGGCTTCAAAAATGAATCTTGCCAAATTCGGATCAATCGCTTGTAAACATTTGAAAAGTAATGCCATTGCCGTTGTAACCGAAACTGAAAAAGGAGCATTCTGGTTAACAGGAGCAGGAATGGGACAGCCAAACCGTTTGGATAGTTTACGTTACCTTACAATGCCGCGTTTCGAACTGAAAGGTGGTTTGGATATTGAAAATTCGGTATTGATTTCCGACGCTTTCTTCCCGTTCCGCGACAGTATTGAGGCAGCCAACGAATACGGGGTAAAATACATTATCGAGCCGGGTGGTAGTATTCGCGACGAGGAAGTGATTGACGCTTGTAACGAATTTGGCATTGCCATGGCATTTACCGGCCGCAGACATTTCAGACATTAA
- a CDS encoding ABC transporter permease: protein MLLLRLIYESFSFAATSLAANKLRTILSLLGITIGIFAIISVFTVIDSLEGYIRDSLNSMGNNMVYVQKMPWTPPEGETEYPFWKYQSRPVPTLEETEEIVRRAQTVDNAAFLYGFGRKVQYGSTSLDNAIIMASSEGLLDVWNLEIAKGRYFTQSEMRRGTPAAVIGHEIANQLFDGLDPVGRTIKIQGQKFNIIGVYTKMGQNVIGGNSMDRYIHVSVIKSYYMIDVRNRDRGQTICIKAKENIDSEKFMAELEGIMRTIRQLKPMEENDFALNEVSIVANQFDQFFAVFNLAGAIIGGFSILVGGFGIANIMFVSVKERTKIIGVQKSLGAKRYFILLQFIFESIVLSVIGGVIGLILIYIGTIVVNQSTDFTIVLTSGNIINGLMISSIIGFMAGFMPARAAAKLDPVIAINSV from the coding sequence ATGTTACTGCTTCGATTGATATACGAGTCTTTTTCGTTTGCTGCAACTTCGCTTGCGGCTAATAAGCTACGTACCATTCTCTCGTTGCTGGGCATCACAATTGGTATTTTTGCTATAATTTCGGTTTTTACGGTTATCGATTCTTTGGAAGGCTATATCCGCGACAGCCTGAACTCGATGGGCAACAACATGGTTTACGTACAAAAGATGCCATGGACTCCTCCCGAAGGCGAAACCGAATATCCGTTTTGGAAGTATCAGAGTCGTCCTGTACCAACTCTTGAAGAAACAGAAGAGATTGTTAGGCGTGCACAAACCGTTGACAACGCTGCTTTTTTATACGGTTTTGGCCGCAAAGTTCAGTACGGCAGCACCTCGCTCGACAATGCAATAATAATGGCAAGCTCTGAAGGACTATTGGATGTGTGGAACCTGGAAATTGCAAAAGGCCGTTATTTTACTCAATCGGAAATGCGCCGTGGAACGCCGGCTGCAGTTATCGGGCACGAAATTGCCAACCAGCTATTCGACGGACTAGACCCCGTTGGCCGCACCATAAAAATTCAAGGGCAGAAATTCAATATTATTGGCGTTTATACAAAAATGGGGCAGAATGTTATTGGAGGAAATAGCATGGATCGCTACATTCATGTCAGCGTAATCAAATCCTATTACATGATTGATGTGCGCAACCGCGACCGTGGGCAAACCATTTGTATAAAAGCAAAAGAAAATATCGACAGCGAAAAATTTATGGCCGAACTGGAAGGAATAATGCGTACTATTCGCCAGCTAAAACCAATGGAAGAAAACGACTTTGCCCTTAACGAAGTAAGCATTGTTGCTAATCAATTCGATCAGTTTTTTGCCGTTTTTAATTTGGCCGGAGCCATTATTGGTGGATTTTCTATTTTGGTGGGTGGCTTTGGAATTGCCAATATCATGTTTGTTTCGGTGAAAGAACGGACTAAAATTATTGGTGTCCAGAAATCGCTTGGAGCAAAACGTTATTTCATCCTGTTGCAGTTTATTTTCGAGTCGATTGTACTTTCGGTAATTGGTGGTGTGATTGGGTTAATATTAATCTACATAGGAACAATAGTAGTTAATCAATCTACCGACTTTACCATTGTACTTACTTCCGGCAATATCATTAATGGTCTGATGATTTCTTCAATTATCGGATTTATGGCCGGTTTCATGCCTGCCCGTGCAGCAGCAAAACTCGATCCGGTGATTGCTATAAATTCGGTTTAA
- the rodA gene encoding rod shape-determining protein RodA yields MPRRNNILANIDWLTVGLYALMLFLGWFNIYAALYSDEHQSIFDISQQYGKQLMWIGAAAVIALVIMLLEVNFYVFFSYIIYGVLIFLLMLVPIIGKEINGARSWFEIGPILFQPAEFTKSATALALARYMSTHGFKLQNTRSLLTIAAIILGPVVLILLQNDTGSALVYFSFVLVLYREGLSGVVLFFGTLVAILFILALVLANFTLALILVGAALLMFLVFNPKLKQFFNVTIIYALSIGFFILLSYVISTKFELAHFILAGAVAGSFVVLYNSIRNKIPNYTKIAIVFIGSILFTISVDYGFENFLEPHHQVRINELLGIESNPHGAGYHVNQSKIAIGSGGFWGKGYLEGTQTKFDFVPEQSTDFIFCTVGEEWGFVGTLTIILLFMFLFMRLIWLAERQRSTFSRIYGYSVAVILFFHFMVNIGMTIGMMPVIGIPLPFFSYGGHPCGRLRYCCLYLFVSMPVV; encoded by the coding sequence ATGCCAAGAAGAAATAACATATTAGCAAACATTGATTGGTTAACCGTTGGCCTGTATGCCTTAATGTTGTTTTTGGGCTGGTTTAATATTTATGCCGCCTTATACAGCGACGAGCACCAAAGTATTTTCGATATCTCGCAACAATACGGCAAACAGCTGATGTGGATCGGTGCGGCAGCGGTTATTGCATTGGTTATCATGTTGCTGGAGGTTAATTTCTATGTTTTCTTCTCCTATATTATTTATGGTGTATTAATCTTTTTGCTTATGCTGGTGCCAATTATCGGGAAGGAAATAAATGGTGCCCGATCATGGTTCGAAATTGGACCGATATTGTTTCAACCTGCAGAATTTACAAAGTCGGCAACCGCTTTGGCTCTGGCACGTTATATGAGTACGCATGGGTTTAAACTTCAGAATACAAGGTCTTTACTAACCATTGCAGCAATAATTTTGGGGCCGGTTGTTCTTATTCTCTTGCAAAATGATACCGGTTCAGCATTGGTTTACTTTTCATTTGTTTTGGTTTTGTATCGCGAAGGATTATCAGGAGTAGTCCTTTTCTTCGGAACGCTGGTTGCTATTCTTTTTATTTTGGCATTGGTACTAGCCAATTTCACTTTGGCATTAATACTGGTTGGAGCAGCGTTATTAATGTTTCTGGTTTTTAATCCAAAGCTTAAGCAGTTTTTTAATGTTACAATTATTTATGCATTGTCGATAGGCTTTTTTATTCTTTTAAGCTATGTGATCAGTACAAAATTCGAGTTGGCACATTTTATTCTTGCCGGAGCAGTGGCAGGCTCATTCGTTGTATTGTATAACAGCATTAGAAATAAGATACCGAATTATACAAAAATTGCAATCGTATTCATCGGCTCAATATTATTTACTATTTCGGTTGATTATGGTTTTGAGAACTTTCTGGAGCCTCACCACCAAGTGCGAATAAACGAATTACTTGGTATCGAATCGAATCCGCACGGAGCTGGTTACCACGTAAATCAAAGCAAAATTGCCATTGGTTCGGGTGGTTTCTGGGGTAAAGGATATCTTGAAGGTACACAAACTAAATTTGACTTTGTACCTGAACAAAGTACCGATTTTATATTCTGTACCGTTGGCGAAGAGTGGGGATTTGTAGGAACACTGACCATAATTCTACTGTTTATGTTTTTGTTTATGCGCCTCATTTGGCTTGCCGAACGACAACGATCTACTTTTTCGCGAATTTATGGTTATTCGGTAGCGGTCATCCTCTTTTTTCACTTCATGGTAAACATTGGAATGACCATTGGCATGATGCCGGTAATTGGAATACCACTTCCGTTTTTTAGTTACGGGGGTCATCCTTGTGGTCGTTTACGATATTGTTGTTTATATTTATTCGTCTCGATGCCAGTCGTTTAG
- the mrdA gene encoding penicillin-binding protein 2 — MNNLSKRSYIVAAVFAVVGLIYSVDLFQLQVLDSDYKQYATNNVLREVVQYPARGLIYDRNGELLVYNRTAYDLMITPREVEAFDTLLLCNLLNISRTDVDEGIAKAKKYSRYKPSVLVKQISPENFALLQEQLYKFKGFHSQTRTLREYTHPVAAHVLGYVGEVSANDIKRDEYYKSGDYIGQSGIERTYEKQLRGVKGVKKYMVDVHNRIQGVYLGGAENKPAEIGKNLMSTLDIDLQLYAEKLFQNKKGAVVAIEPKTGEILAMLSAPTYDPGLLVGRVRGKNFNHLQNDSLMPLFNRSLQARYPPGSTFKPFNILIGLQEGAITTSTRIVCNGRSSRPIRCTHNHISPAGVIDAVRESCNPFLWNTFRNTINKYPTTAEGFHVWSEYVKRFGLGHKVSTEFYNENPGLRPTVEYYNRVHNGDWWRALTVRSLAIGQGELGTTPLQMANSVAILANKGYYYQPHTIKKVENDTIRGNINIKHETGIDERHFEPVFEGMRQVTIGRLNRFVPGISYCGKTGTIENNQGIDHGAYMAFAPLEDPKIAICVYVEHSKWGASYAAPIASLLIEKYLNDTIADNRIRYEKQMMEAVLTDPHNPELAN, encoded by the coding sequence ATGAACAATTTGTCGAAACGAAGTTATATTGTTGCAGCTGTTTTTGCTGTGGTAGGATTGATTTATTCGGTCGATCTGTTTCAGCTTCAAGTGCTTGATTCAGACTACAAACAGTATGCTACCAATAACGTTTTGCGTGAAGTTGTGCAGTACCCGGCCCGCGGGCTGATTTACGACCGGAACGGGGAGTTGCTGGTCTACAACAGAACGGCCTATGATCTGATGATCACACCACGCGAAGTGGAAGCGTTTGATACACTATTGCTTTGTAACCTTTTAAATATAAGCCGCACTGATGTGGATGAAGGAATTGCCAAAGCAAAAAAATATTCGAGGTATAAACCTTCTGTCCTGGTCAAACAGATATCACCTGAAAATTTTGCTTTATTACAGGAGCAGTTGTACAAATTCAAAGGATTCCATTCGCAAACCAGAACTTTACGCGAATATACACATCCGGTTGCAGCCCATGTTTTAGGATATGTTGGCGAGGTTTCGGCAAACGATATCAAACGCGACGAATATTACAAATCGGGTGACTACATTGGGCAAAGTGGGATAGAAAGAACTTACGAAAAGCAGCTTCGAGGCGTTAAAGGTGTAAAAAAATATATGGTTGATGTACATAACCGTATTCAGGGGGTGTACCTGGGCGGCGCAGAAAACAAGCCCGCCGAAATCGGAAAAAACCTGATGTCGACACTCGATATCGACTTGCAACTTTACGCCGAAAAACTTTTTCAGAATAAAAAAGGAGCTGTAGTTGCTATTGAACCAAAAACAGGCGAAATCCTTGCTATGCTTAGTGCTCCAACTTACGACCCCGGATTGCTGGTGGGAAGAGTTCGTGGCAAGAATTTTAATCATTTGCAAAACGATTCGTTAATGCCACTGTTTAATCGATCGTTACAGGCGCGTTATCCACCGGGTTCAACATTTAAACCATTTAATATTTTAATTGGCTTGCAGGAAGGAGCTATTACTACCTCAACACGCATTGTTTGTAACGGCAGGTCATCCAGGCCTATCAGATGTACACACAACCACATATCGCCGGCCGGTGTTATCGATGCTGTGCGGGAGTCGTGTAATCCCTTTCTGTGGAATACCTTCCGAAATACGATTAATAAATATCCCACTACTGCTGAAGGGTTTCATGTGTGGAGTGAGTATGTAAAACGCTTCGGACTTGGACATAAAGTAAGTACCGAATTTTACAATGAAAATCCAGGATTACGGCCAACAGTAGAATATTACAACAGAGTGCACAATGGTGATTGGTGGCGTGCATTAACTGTGCGTTCGTTGGCAATTGGCCAGGGAGAGTTGGGAACAACACCCTTGCAGATGGCTAATTCTGTAGCTATTCTGGCCAATAAAGGGTATTATTATCAACCGCATACTATTAAAAAAGTTGAGAATGATACAATACGTGGCAATATAAATATTAAACACGAAACAGGAATTGATGAAAGACATTTTGAACCTGTTTTTGAAGGAATGCGACAAGTTACCATTGGACGTTTAAATCGTTTTGTTCCCGGAATAAGTTACTGTGGAAAAACCGGAACTATTGAAAATAACCAGGGAATTGATCATGGAGCGTATATGGCTTTTGCACCCCTGGAAGACCCAAAGATTGCGATTTGTGTTTATGTGGAGCACAGTAAATGGGGGGCAAGTTATGCAGCACCAATTGCAAGTTTGCTGATTGAAAAATACCTGAATGATACCATTGCTGATAACAGAATTAGATATGAAAAACAAATGATGGAGGCTGTTTTAACAGATCCGCACAATCCGGAATTAGCAAATTAA
- the mreC gene encoding rod shape-determining protein MreC: MRSLLRFLVRNYAFLLFLLLEAVSLVMVFNYNSFQRSRFLNSANLISAGLYNTTSSVLQYFELARVNEELAKENANLRSILDGGTLNDITISDSTYLAYEMPDTNFVFRAARIINNSANKQQNYITLDKGIEDGIKADQGILAPEGVVGVVTSVSDSYASGLSLLNPRWSISAKLKKSGYYGSLRWNGKNYRQADLLEIPIHVNLATGDTVVTSGYSSIFPEGLLIGTILTFDRPQGENYYNIKVQLAVDFKSIRYVHVIENVKKEELTDLENKVINGAGTN, translated from the coding sequence ATGCGCAGTCTCCTTCGATTCCTTGTAAGAAATTATGCGTTTCTACTGTTTCTTTTATTAGAAGCGGTTTCGTTGGTGATGGTATTTAACTACAATAGTTTTCAGCGGTCGCGTTTTCTGAATTCAGCAAATTTAATTTCGGCTGGTTTGTACAACACCACAAGTTCGGTGTTACAATACTTCGAACTGGCAAGGGTTAATGAGGAGTTGGCAAAGGAGAATGCCAATCTCCGATCGATACTTGACGGAGGAACTTTGAACGATATAACAATTTCTGATTCCACATACCTGGCATACGAAATGCCTGATACAAACTTTGTTTTCAGGGCTGCACGTATTATTAACAATTCGGCTAATAAACAACAGAATTATATTACCCTCGACAAGGGGATTGAAGACGGAATAAAAGCTGATCAGGGAATTCTGGCTCCCGAAGGAGTGGTTGGTGTAGTTACAAGTGTTTCCGATTCGTATGCTTCCGGTTTGTCGTTGCTTAATCCGCGATGGAGCATTTCTGCCAAATTAAAGAAATCGGGATACTATGGTTCGTTGCGCTGGAATGGTAAAAACTACCGTCAGGCCGATTTGCTTGAAATACCAATTCATGTAAATCTGGCAACAGGAGATACGGTGGTTACAAGTGGTTATTCATCAATTTTCCCTGAAGGATTGCTGATTGGTACCATTTTGACGTTTGATCGTCCGCAGGGCGAAAACTACTACAATATTAAGGTACAGCTGGCTGTCGATTTTAAATCGATCCGTTATGTGCACGTCATCGAGAATGTAAAAAAAGAGGAGTTAACAGATTTGGAGAATAAAGTAATAAATGGCGCGGGAACTAATTAA
- the mreD gene encoding rod shape-determining protein MreD: MFIVLVLTQVLFLNQVQMSGFVNPYIYILFIMLLPVNAPRYVLLLGGFFIGLSIDIFSNTLGVHAFASVFIAFLRPLIIRAITNREEDMEYYPGLVQNGMGWFLYYTAIMVFLHHSVLFFIEVFTFTDILGTLYRIVLSSLFSIFVIVLSQFIVFRD; encoded by the coding sequence ATGTTTATTGTGCTTGTGCTTACACAAGTGCTGTTTTTAAACCAGGTGCAGATGAGCGGATTTGTTAATCCATACATTTACATTTTGTTTATTATGCTGCTTCCCGTAAATGCACCGCGATATGTACTTCTTTTGGGTGGATTTTTTATTGGTTTGAGTATCGATATTTTTTCCAACACTTTGGGCGTTCATGCATTTGCGTCGGTTTTTATTGCTTTTCTACGTCCACTCATAATCCGGGCTATCACTAACAGAGAAGAAGATATGGAATACTACCCCGGATTAGTACAAAACGGTATGGGCTGGTTTCTTTATTACACGGCAATAATGGTGTTCCTGCATCATTCGGTACTTTTCTTTATTGAGGTGTTTACTTTTACAGATATTTTGGGAACTTTATATCGTATAGTTTTAAGTTCGTTGTTTTCTATTTTTGTTATAGTTTTAAGCCAGTTTATTGTATTTCGCGATTAA
- a CDS encoding acyl carrier protein phosphodiesterase — protein sequence MNYLAHLHLSGESEKMLVGNFIGDYIKGNKYLQYDEEIAKGILLHRQIDSFTDFHPLQREARLMFRHEFGLYSGIVVDFIYDHFLAKNWDQYSTIRLPVFAKRVHAILLSHFNTLPLRVQGFLPFLIQHKRLLSYASVDGIIQSLKIMGKHSSLPSKSEEVETILLENYTELETNFAAFFTELIDFISGKQGVEIKKPDLSNC from the coding sequence ATGAACTATTTAGCACATCTCCATCTTTCGGGTGAATCGGAAAAAATGCTGGTTGGTAATTTTATTGGCGATTACATAAAAGGCAATAAATACCTGCAGTACGACGAGGAAATTGCCAAGGGCATTTTGCTTCATCGGCAGATTGATTCGTTTACCGATTTTCACCCGCTGCAAAGGGAGGCCAGACTAATGTTCCGACACGAATTTGGCCTTTATTCGGGTATTGTGGTTGATTTTATTTACGATCATTTTTTGGCGAAAAACTGGGACCAATATTCCACCATTCGCTTACCAGTATTTGCTAAACGTGTTCATGCTATTTTGCTCAGCCACTTTAATACCTTGCCTTTAAGAGTTCAGGGATTCTTGCCGTTTCTTATTCAGCATAAACGCTTGCTTTCTTATGCTTCAGTTGATGGTATTATTCAGTCGTTAAAAATAATGGGAAAGCATTCCAGTCTTCCATCAAAATCGGAAGAAGTTGAAACGATCCTTCTGGAGAATTACACCGAATTGGAAACAAATTTTGCTGCATTTTTTACCGAGCTTATTGATTTTATATCAGGTAAGCAAGGGGTAGAAATAAAAAAGCCCGATCTAAGTAACTGTTAG